From the Hevea brasiliensis isolate MT/VB/25A 57/8 chromosome 15, ASM3005281v1, whole genome shotgun sequence genome, one window contains:
- the LOC110631542 gene encoding stem-specific protein TSJT1 — translation MLAIFHKAFANPPDELNSPASQKVNKKPKLPQETLDEFLSHYPDNTFSMSFGEAAVLAYVRPDNNFSHHQRFFCGFEDIYCLFLGSLDNLCVLNRQYGLTKGTNEAMFVIEAYRTLRDRGPYPADQVVKDLDGSFAFVIYDSKAGTVFVALGSDGGVKLYWGIAADGSVVISDDVEVIKAGCAKSFAPFPAGFMFHSEGGLMSFEHPMNKIRAMPRIDSEGVLCGANFKVDVYTRINSIPRRGSEANWTEWDSHN, via the exons atgttGGCTATATTCCACAAAGCTTTTGCTAACCCACCGGATGAGCTCAACAGTCCTGCATCTCAGAAGGTTAATAAGAAGCCTAAGCTTCCGCAAGAGACTCTTGATGAGTTCCTTTCTCATTATCCTGACAACACTTTCTCCATGAGCTTCGGTGAAGCTGCTGTGCTTGCCTATGTTCGCCCTGACAACAATTTCTCACATCATCAAAG GTTTTTTTGTGGGTTTGAGGATATATACTGCCTGTTCTTGGGGAGCTTGGACAACTTGTGTGTACTGAATAGGCAATATGGTTTGACAAAGGGGACTAATGAGGCCATGTTTGTGATCGAAGCTTATCGGACACTTCGTGATAGGGGTCCATACCCTGCTGATCAAGTTGTCAAGGATCTTGATGGAAGCTTTGCTTTTGTTATCTATGATAGCAAGGCTGGTACTGTCTTTGTAGCACTG GGTTCTGATGGTGGGGTGAAGCTGTACTGGGGTATCGCAGCTGATGGTTCTGTGGTTATATCCGATGATGTGGAAGTCATAAAAGCAGGCTGTGCAAAATCATTTGCTCCCTTCCCAGCGG GATTTATGTTCCACAGTGAAGGCGGATTGATGAGCTTTGAGCATCCAATGAACAAGATTAGAGCAATGCCAAGGATTGATAGCGAAGGAGTGCTGTGTGGGGCAAACTTCAAGGTTGACGTATACACGAGGATCAACAGCATACCACGCAGAGGAAGTGAAGCTAATTGGACCGAATGGGACTCCCATAACTGA
- the LOC110631540 gene encoding protochlorophyllide reductase, chloroplastic codes for MALQAASLVSSAFAVPKEVKSNASFKDSSLFGVSLSDHLKANFNSSALRSKRESNQRVGGVRAQTMATASPAVNTATPEAKKTLRKGSVVVTGASSGLGLATAKALAETGKWHVIMACRDLLKAERAAKSAGIAKENYTVMHLDLASLDSVRQFVDNFRRSERPLDVLVCNAAVYLPTAKEPTFTAEGFELSVGTNHLGHFLLSRLLLDDLKKFDYPSKRLIIVGSITGNTNTLAGNVPPKANLGDLRGLAGGLNGLNSSSMIDGGEFDGAKAYKDSKVCNMLTMQEFHRRFHEETGITFASLYPGCIATTGLFREHIPLFRLLFPPFQKYVTKGFVSEHEAGKRLAQVVSDPSLTKSGIYWSWNKDSASFENQLSQEASDADKARKVWEISEKLVGLA; via the exons ATGGCTCTCCAGGCTGCTTCTTTGGTTTCCTCTGCTTTTGCTGTCCCTAAAGAG GTCAAATCTAATGCATCTTTCAAGGACTCAAGTTTGTTTGGAGTTTCACTCTCAGACCATCTCAAAGCTAACTTTAACTCTTCTGCATTGAGGTCCAAG AGGGAATCCAACCAAAGAGTTGGGGGTGTGAGAGCCCAGACAATGGCTACAGCAAGTCCAGCAGTCAACACGGCTACACCAGAAGCCAAGAAAACCCTGAGAAAGGGCAGTGTTGTGGTCACTGGTGCCTCTTCTGGATTGGGTCTAGCCACAGCTAAGGCCTTAGCTGAAACTGGAAAATGGCACGTAATTATGGCCTGCAGGGACCTCCTTAAGGCAGAAAGAGCTGCCAAATCTGCTGGCATTGCCAAGGAAAACTACACCGTTATGCACTTGGACCTTGCTTCCCTTGACAGTGTCCGCCAATTTGTTGATAACTTCAGGCGCTCAGAAAGACCACTTGATGTTCTGGTTTGCAATGCTGCTGTTTACTTACCAACCGCCAAGGAGCCTACTTTCACTGCTGAAGGATTCGAACTCAGTGTTGGAACTAACCATCTTGGTCACTTCCTCCTTTCTCGATTGCTACTTGATGATCTGAAGAAATTTGATTACCCATCAAAAAGACTCATAATTGTTGGCTCGATTACTG GGAACACAAATACCTTGGCTGGGAATGTACCTCCAAAGGCCAATCTTGGAGACTTGAGGGGACTTGCGGGAggcttgaatgggctaaacagtTCATCCATGATAGATGGCGGGGAATTCGATGGTGCCAAAGCCTACAAGGACAGCAAAGTCTGCAATATGCTCACAATGCAAGAATTCCACAGGCGTTTCCATGAAGAAACTGGCATCACATTTGCTTCCCTTTATCCAGGATGCATTGCCACAACAGGCTTGTTCAGGGAACACATTCCTTTGTTCAGGCTTCTATTCCCTCCATTCCAAAAGTACGTCACCAAGGGCTTTGTCTCCGAACATGAAGCCGGAAAAAGGCTTGCTCAG GTCGTCAGCGATCCCAGCTTGACAAAATCAGGTATATACTGGAGCTGGAACAAGGACTCTGCTTCATTTGAGAACCAGTTGTCTCAAGAAGCTAGTGATGCAGACAAAGCTCGTAAAGTATGGGAGATTAGCGAGAAACTAGTTGGTTTGGCTTAA